Within Cucumis melo cultivar AY chromosome 4, USDA_Cmelo_AY_1.0, whole genome shotgun sequence, the genomic segment GTCTATActgagaaaaagaaagaataatggACAAACTAGAAGTCCGGACAGTCGATATACCAAAATGCAACAGTACCATTGCATATTAGAACTTAATGACACATACTAGAAGTCAGGATGGTCGATATACCAAAATGCTATATGTCAAGTGAGGTCGTAATTGCAGGTTAAGAAATGATTATTCAGTGTTTCTTATGTCATACTTACCTGATAACATGGAGGCAAAGTTCTGATTGGCTTAGCTCATTTCTCACGATGCAGACTGCAAACCTGCTTTTCGTCCCTCCCAATAGTGTGTCGTCCGAACGTGCATACCTGTTTCACTTCAACTCATTCCAACAATAATTCAGATATCTCACTTTTTGAAACATATAAATGAGACAAGCTTCTTCCATTATCATGATGAGTGGTAGGTACCTCCCTTTGACCAGTTTGGCAAGGGAGCTTTTAATGCAAAGGGCTGAATCATTATGTGTGGATATTGTACGTATTACATATTACATACTTGATACATACTTAACCCAATATTTTGGCATTGTCCAAATTGTTTACCTGCATTATGAATCAGTTTTATAGAGGGTCTCAACAGATACATACGAATCTAAGGAATGGTGATTGAGGGAGGGatggagagagaaagagagagcaTAAACATGGCATCCATAGACAAGCATCGTCTTCACTACAGATCTTTGTATTCTATTTCACAATTACTTCATCAGAACAAATTATCCATCGTTATTTAGATCATCCTCTACAAGATTTAATTTATGTAATAACTCCTCCAATTCTTGCAATGCAAGCTTATAACGTTCTTGAGATTGTGCACCTTCTTCTACAACCGGAAGTGCAAAATTAAGAATATGACTATATTGGTATGTCGAACTATACACATTTGTATTACTTAACCTCTGATCTAGAGGATAACTGCATTTATAATCTTTACACCAGCGTGGCAGAATGTAGCGAGCTGGGATTTCTTCCACGCCGTTATAATTAAAAACATTTAACGCGTGCCTGCAAAGGTAACCTTTGTAGTTGAACAAACTGCAAATGCACCGAATGTCCACTTCGGTTGTCTCATACAATACCTCAAAAGATCTTACCTCTTTCTCATTTCCCTCAACTTCAATCCTTTCTTTGACAATGTAAGTTACTATAGGCCCATTTACATTGACCTGCCTTGTGTTGAAGCAAGAGTACATTCCTTCTACCTCAGATTGGAACTTGCtgaatatttcttttgtgtacaCCTTGGAGAGCTGCAACTCAAAATTACATCTCGTTTTCAACTCAACGCTTAAATTTCTTGACTCCAGATCTGCCACTGCTTCCTTATGGTATTTCCTATGGAGAGCAAGATCATATTTATCAACAAATTCCTTAAAAGATGTGTGTTTATGTAAATAGCCATCGAAAAACGCTTTGAAGCTTTCATTTGCACAGATAGGGACCAATCCTGCAAAAAATACGTCTTTTAAGTATACAGGAGCCCATAATGTCCGATCTTCGTACAGTGATTGGAGCCATTTGTTATCTCCAAGCCCATTGTGCTTGATCATATTAGTCCATGAAGTTTCGAATTCAGTTATCTTCAATGAGCTAAAAATGGTTTCGTTCAATTGGCTTCTCATTGTTTCATATCCTTCAAGTCCGCCCAACTTTTCTGGTATTCTTTGCATGATATACCACATAGAGTAACAGTGACGAGCTTTAGGGAAAACTTCAGAGACTGCAGCAAGCAATGTTTTATTTTGGTCAGTAATAATGACCTGTGGTGTGCGTCCCAGCATGCACTTAAGCCATGCCTTCAAAATCCAAACAAAATACTCcactgattcaaatccaataaaGCCACATCCTAGCAACACTGATTGTCCGTGGTTGTTCACACCAACAAACGAAATCAGAGGAATTTCATATCTGTTTGTCAAGCAAGTTGTGTCTATAGTGATTGTATCACAAAAGTAACAATATGCAGACTTGGACCGGGAATCTGCCCAAAACACATTCCTCAAATGCCCATTGTTGTCAAGATCCATCAAGTAAAAAAAATTGGGACTTGTCATTTTCATGCGGCAAAAATAATTATACAATGCATGACCATCCCCGTCTTTAAGTTCAAGGTATTTCAAGTGATCAACAGAACTGATACCCTCACTTTGGTCAACATCTGAGCTTCTATTACAACTGTTAAGAATAGTTCTTCTATAGAGCTTGATGGTATGAACTTCGGTCACAGGATGCAGCTGTGGCTGCGTTTTCTTTGCCGCAAGAATCATCTTTTTATGTGACTTGTAAAATCGAGTGATTTGTGGACTCACTGGATGGTTGTGTTCAAGCTCAACTTCAACTATTCTCCACCTTTCGATATCAATAAGCCTAATAATTATCATTGCAGGACAACCAGTCCTAGTTTCTGGCCTTGGATTGTTAGCTTCACTCTTTTTCTTGAATCCTGCACTGCTGCAGCTAAGTTTAGCTCTATATCGTTCTTTTTTCTTAGATCGAAACCACGAATTACTGACTCTGATGCCAAAGCCCACATCCTTAGCATAAATATTATAAAAGTCATAAGCCTCATCGAAAGAATTAAATTCCAAACCCACAGTTGGCAGTGGAGGATTCTTCCTTGACTGTGCTTCCCCAGATTCATCATTGTCCATAAAGGAACCATCACCATCCACCTCATATTCGCCACATTCATCGAAGATAGGCTCGCTATTAAGACAAACTTCCTCCATCTGAAAGAAAGATTTGACATATTTATGTGTTGGCAGTCATAGGCCATTGGCCATATTTAGCAACAGGGAAGAAAAGGAACTGAACTATTAAGAACAAACAAAACATAAGTTCAATAATTAAGTTTTGTGGTTATATATGGTATCATGAAATCCTTCATGAATCCAATCACACAGTGCCAGCCAACGTGTACATCAGCTAGCTGGagaattaaataaatttctGCATACAACTGATGGCATTTACCCCATGTGTGTCCGTTGAGAAGTTTATTGTCATtatgcagatatatatataagacCCGGTGATGCATGAGATTCAATATAAATTTGTTATATCCTTTGGCACACGAGACACTTGGGTTTGAGGAACTAAAGAACTAACATCTTGATAAATGGCCACGTACAACTGGACTCACTTCTTGTTTGTTGAGATGACATTCGTGAAAAGTTTCTCAGTTATTAGAGAAAAATCATGTAAGAACTAAGCATATAGGTAGAGAACTTACATTTCAGCCTGTTCCAGCCTTCATCCTTTAAACTCACCGCTTAATCCTCGTCTCCAATGAATATGAAAAGATCAATATCAAACTCCATGGCTAACCTTCAAGATAATCTAATTTCAATCCATGTAATTGTAAATAGTAGGCATTCATAGTACTAAATTTGCAAAATTTCCAATAACTTTATTTTCATTCAAGATAAAATCGCATTGTTTTTACCGCTAACTGCTAAATAAATCACCAACCTAATAAGCTTACGAAATTCTAATCTTCTAATAAAATAACTATAAGTACACATTTCAATTAGTCAGTTACCAAAGCAATGGACGTTCATGCGCTCAAGAATGCTAAATTACATCACCACGTCATGAAACTTGACGTGCAAGCATGAATTGCTGAATGACAGTCCATCTAGTAAACGAGACCAAATGTCGTAATCATTTCGTTTTATATGTTTGCCAACCTACAGGCTTTTCCGTTTCTCTTCctcaactaaaaaaattcaacaaatgCAAAAGTTTACCCAACAGTTTTTCAAAATCATCCAAAACCAACGTAATTCATAGAGCCCTATGAGAGAAACGTGTCAGAAACCTTTTTCGACCAATTCAATGCCCTAATTACTGAAGTTATGCAGCTATAGGTTGAGAATGACGGTGATCTTACAGAATCGACGGAGAAGAACCGGCGGGGTACGGAATTCGCCGGAAAATTCGAAGTCCGATTGATCTACCGAGCTTGGGCCGCTTGAGAAGAAGAACGACTCACGGTGGAGCTCATGGAGGTCTGGGGAAATGGGGATTCTTTCAACTCAGTGAGCTGACACGTGGTCTACTATTACATTGTCATCCTATTTAATTTTAGGtcctttcattttttgtttatttcaaattaatccttctcattttatctttttatttttcatattattttattttcacaaCTTTTCTAAaagtaatattttatttatttgttttaataaaCCACCTCAAGCAGAAGATTGAACCTTCGAATTTTAGCAATGAAATTCGTGTTAATATCATTGAAAGAAACTCATTTTGATCTaccattttctattttttagtttcgttttcatttttatatttttaatcatTCAATTTTCTTAAAGATAACTGGGATCGAAAGATTTGAAGTAAAATAACGAGAATTTATTAATAGAGTTATTTTTATATCTCCAATTTAATTCATATGCTTTTATTGAATCAAAAAATTTAGTTCATGCAAAATTAATTAATGGATTATATTCTATCCAACCCAAAATATTTATTCCTCAATTTtgtaaattaagaaaatattattttgaaaaacgAAATTAAAACGACAAGTATACACTagaattaaagaaagaaaggtaTAAAGACTTGTTTGTATCGAGCTTATGAGATTAGTCCTCTAGGGATTTTTTTTCTAGTTACGTTAACTTATACGAGAAGTTGTGCCACATATATTCAATGTCTAAGTTAGcaaagttaagtgttaaataGGTTTAAAACACACGATATTTGCTTACCTTCTCAAGTATTGGAACTTGACTATTTATATGGCTCTTTGGTCGTCACTCACTTGGGACTTGTGCCCCGAATGGTAGTATCGTAGGTTAACATCCATAGGAAGTCATGCAGGAAGGAAAATTAGCTTGATTTGAGGATTGTCCTTTTTTGTGCAAAAATTCTAAACATGTAACGTCTAACTCACAATTTAAGGAATTCCTTTCCTTATGTGTCAATTTGAGATTCGAATGTCTTCTTGGGCTAGACCCTCTTTCTGAATTTGGGTTAATCAATGTGTAATTTacgataaaatttaaaagtggaATTGGATTGTACGACAAAGTTTAAGTatttgtttcaaaaaaaaaaaaaaacttcattctaaatataaaaaatgaagaCTATACTTAATTCAtgattcattttcattttagtaTTTTCACAAACTAAAAGTacaaacaaagaaattaaaacgTGTTCAGTATATTTATCTCTAAAACAGTTTTAAAAAACAACCTTTAAAATAgcttagtttttaaaaacaataaattattgctttattttttttcaaaaattatgaacatAGATATGCAATTACATTTTGAAACTCACAACTAAATGCAAGTTGCAAATTTTGAtttcaagttttaaaatttcaaaaggtAACCAAACGCATCTTCGACTAATTAATTCATAGTTTTCTAAACAATTTTTGGGTCACAAATAGAAAGAGTACGACCTCATCCTAAATTTCCGTGCccttgttcttcttcttttccttattctgaatgattattcttttttcttttttcaaaatcatTCTCTTTCTAATATTATCagtattttttcaatttaagttatttgttattttattgcTATTTACAACCCGGAGATGTACGAAATACATTTTCAaatacttaattttaaaaataaattattttagagaaaaaatagagtgtttgataatcatttaaaataatttttaatatgtattttaaacaattttcatcGAAAGAGTATAAATAAAAGTgagtttttgaaagaaaaaaaaaacaatcttttTATTAAGTCATATCAAACGGTCCGTAATCAAATGCATTTTTACAATGATTTTTGGGTACTATTTTCCAAACTTGTAGTACACTCAAATCTTATTCACACTAAAGTAAGTATCAAATATCTGTCGTTTTGCTTTTTTCGTCAATTGTTGTTGTTGTGATTCTTCAATGAATAACACTTTTTGTTTTGATAGTAGATGAGACGATGATTTTCGTGATCACAATTTTTCGGTTTATTGAAACTTTTGTCCCTACAAATTCATCATTTCAACAAATTGTGGAAAATATCATTTGACTATGTATTGGGATGATTCCAACAATGAAACATCGTTAGAATTGTCAAAAACAAAGATGTATCGTGGTTTCAAACAATTCAAAACTCACaaagtgatttgggttgtgttAACCATGTTCCATTCAATGTATACAAATACTAAAATTGGAATTGGGTCAATTTAaccattttttgttttgttaatcACCTTTTATGTGTTTTTTTAGGTGATTATTCCAAGCTTCTTGAAGAAAGTCTAAACATACGATACTTTtatgttttagaaaattgtATTTTGTGTCAATTTTGGTTTAGGAATTTGCAAGCGTGTCACACACCATTTCTACTTTGTAGATACGATAACTTTCCATCTTCAATTCATGCTCAACCTTATCTCTCACCTTTGCATTCAATCCTTCACTTTGAAGGGTTAAAAAGCTTTTAATATAACAAAGTTGGTTAGAAAGATTTGAATGTTCGATTTTAAAGAAACGATTTATGTAAACTAATGTCCGGTTTATAGGCATAAGTTcatcaattaattaatagaatacGAATATGGTAAGATATAAATAGCTAAGACctaaccattttgtttttactttttataatTAAACTTGATTACACTAATGTCACCTCAaactttcttcttttgtttttgttttttttgaatTTGGCTAAGATTGTATTTAATAAATATGCAAATCAATGAAAGACATAAAGAGAAGATAGACTtaactttttatatataaaaaaattaaatgattatcaaactcgtcctaaataatttgtttcttttacTATTTAATAATTTACAAAATCTCAAAGCACAGGCCTCTCTCCATCCTTGCTTCGACCATTTGGCATAGGTTTAACCTATTGTTTTCTCTTCaagtaaaattatttttatgatCTCCTTCCTCTTCCTCTATTTGAACCTTTGTAGAAGTTTTACTCGACATTTTGGTAAGAACATTGATCAGACGATCGACCCAATATTTTCTTTATTGGTGAGGAGAATTACGAATGGGAAGTTAAATCTCTTGGTCCAGTTAAGGTGTGAACTATGATACCATTTGTGTGAATGGTGAAATGGGCATTGGCATCATTGTTGTTACGAGAAAGGTGATGATGTTGACTATGGGGAAAAACTTAGGTCATTTTGGGATTATGCAAGACTATAATAACCACATTTAAGTACGGTAAAATATTATTTAGAGATTATCCTAATATTTACTAATTTTTACGGTTTGACattaatctttttattattattattttctacgATGTTTACCATTTCCTTCCCAACTAAAATCATCTACACCACAAATACACGTTATTataactcaaactaaaataatctacactGAAAACACAAATTAATATAACTCaattataataacatataacATGTAACTATAATAACTCACTCCTTACCTCAAACACCCTCTTAGTTTTTACATGCATTGTGGAGTTCGATAACCATCACCATGTTTAGCAGTCTTTCCAAAGCACCGAAGGTCAACATTTTTCCATGTTTTGGGTCGAAAACTGTAATACCTGAATCTTCTATTCCATTTGCTTGCTAAGACTTGAGGAAGGGTTAAGTGTTGCCTGAAGAGTCTCGGGCCAAGTCAAGCATCTCGGGATAATATTCTGGAGTTTAGAAGAGCCAATGATCAGAGTCTCAGATTGTTCATCCTAGGGCAAAGACTCAAGGGCTCGGTCTTGTTTGGCCGAGAGAAAAGACAAGGAGCTTTGGTTAAGGCAATTTCAGACAATTTGAGGAGATCTCGGACGAGATTTAAGACAAAAGATAAATCCCAGAGCTAAGGTACGAGCATTTTGGTGCTTGTCGGCTGAGATGAAAGATAAGAAGTTTTTGGAGATGTGTTCTCAAGGTATCTCAGTGCATTTCGATCGAGACTTGAGacataattaaaagaaatttatttaAGTTTATTGGGAGGATTTTGGACCTTTTTGGTCGAGAAATGAGAGGATCTTGAGCCAATCTCGACATGATCATTAAAAAGCATGTGACGGATGGATTTCTGAAAAGTTTCCTTTATGAGGGTTTTAACGTAAAGTGGATGCGAATCGTTTTAAACTTCTCTTCAGACCATTTTCCTCTCATTTTTTCTACCATTTTCTTCAAAGAGAGAAGAAAGGATAAGAGCTTGAGAATGGTGGAGATTCTGGAGGGTTTTGAGCCAAAACAAGTAAAGAAAGTCGAGCATGCATCAAAATCATGTTTCCCTTCAAGAAACATCCGAAAAGTGTGGGTTTTGGCATGTTTAAGCTGAAGGAGAAGAGTTAAGGCTTTAAGGTTTAATCCAAGTAAGTTCAAACTTTTCCTTCTTTTGTTTAAGAAGCTTAAGAACAAGGTTTGCTAGCTAGGGGGTCTTCTGATTAATTAGACTTTGAATCTTGTACATGAGCTTGATTTTGAGTTAGGGAAAGTCTTATAAAAGTGTTTGGGGGCAAGCCGTGGTGACCAAGACTCCAAAGAGATCAAATTGAGCTAGAAGAGGGTTTCATGAGTAGAAAGAGGAAAGAGATGAAGCTAAGGAAATTTCTCTTAGTTTGGAACCCAAGTTCGACTTGCGTTTTCTTGTTTCAAGACAAGAGGAGATAAGACAAATCTATAGGTTAAGGAATTAGGTAAAGTTTGTGCGTGACAAAAATGAGTCTCAAAAGAGTTTCAAAACTTATTTTATTAAGTTATATTTATAGCATGCTTTGAgttaaaaatatttcaattatGCTTGAATTATAAATGATTTACAAAGCATgagtttcaagtttagaaaaagtTTTTGATGAGATTTATAAATTAGTATGCATGGTTTAAGTTTTAAAGCATTCAAGTTAAATATGTTCCTTTGAACATGTGAATTctaagaaaaatatttgaatgcTGAGTTTATGAAAATATCTAAGTGAAAGATATTTTTTAGCAAGCATGATGCAAGAGTGGCATTGGGTTAAGAGCTCTAGTACCCAAGTACAAGTTAAGCTAAGTTGAGATTTAAGCAATTATACTTAAAAGCAAAGCATGATTAAATGTTTTGATATTTCTAAGATTAATACTAGATGTATGACTGAGATTTGAGACTAAGACTATGATaatattatgtgcacataaaatATTATTCTATTGTTAATCATGTTGAGCGTAGTCCATGATAATAATGCTGTCGTGAGTACTTCCGGGCGTGCCCCACTATGACAAAGACGATGGAAGTACTGAGTGTGTCCTACTGCATCGTAGAGTTATAGTTAGAAAAGAAGATGTTATGGGTACTGGGCATACCTTATCAGAATGTAGTAATGTCATGTTAGTTGATCATAAGCCATGAGTTGCTTGCTAGAAATACTTGCCTAGAGAAAGTGTTATGCAAAGTTTTCTTTATAAGTATTTGCATACTTGTTATTAGTAAGCCAGCTTTGTTTTTAGAAGCTGTCGCTT encodes:
- the LOC103503840 gene encoding protein FAR1-RELATED SEQUENCE 6-like isoform X1 — protein: MEEVCLNSEPIFDECGEYEVDGDGSFMDNDESGEAQSRKNPPLPTVGLEFNSFDEAYDFYNIYAKDVGFGIRVSNSWFRSKKKERYRAKLSCSSAGFKKKSEANNPRPETRTGCPAMIIIRLIDIERWRIVEVELEHNHPVSPQITRFYKSHKKMILAAKKTQPQLHPVTEVHTIKLYRRTILNSCNRSSDVDQSEGISSVDHLKYLELKDGDGHALYNYFCRMKMTSPNFFYLMDLDNNGHLRNVFWADSRSKSAYCYFCDTITIDTTCLTNRYEIPLISFVGVNNHGQSVLLGCGFIGFESVEYFVWILKAWLKCMLGRTPQVIITDQNKTLLAAVSEVFPKARHCYSMWYIMQRIPEKLGGLEGYETMRSQLNETIFSSLKITEFETSWTNMIKHNGLGDNKWLQSLYEDRTLWAPVYLKDVFFAGLVPICANESFKAFFDGYLHKHTSFKEFVDKYDLALHRKYHKEAVADLESRNLSVELKTRCNFELQLSKVYTKEIFSKFQSEVEGMYSCFNTRQVNVNGPIVTYIVKERIEVEGNEKEVRSFEVLYETTEVDIRCICSLFNYKGYLCRHALNVFNYNGVEEIPARYILPRWCKDYKCSYPLDQRLSNTNVYSSTYQYSHILNFALPVVEEGAQSQERYKLALQELEELLHKLNLVEDDLNNDG
- the LOC103503840 gene encoding protein FAR1-RELATED SEQUENCE 6-like isoform X2, translating into MEEVCLNSEPIFDECGEYEVDGDGSFMDNDESGEAQSRKNPPLPTVGLEFNSFDEAYDFYNIYAKDVGFGIRVSNSWFRSKKKERYRAKLSCSSAGFKKKSEANNPRPETRTGCPAMIIIRLIDIERWRIVEVELEHNHPVSPQITRFYKSHKKMILAAKKTQPQLHPVTEVHTIKLYRRTILNSCNRSSDVDQSEGISSVDHLKYLELKDGDGHALYNYFCRMKMTSPNFFYLMDLDNNGHLRNVFWADSRSKSAYCYFCDTITIDTTCLTNRYEIPLISFVGVNNHGQSVLLGCGFIGFESVEYFVWILKAWLKCMLGRTPQVIITDQNKTLLAAVSEVFPKARHCYSMWYIMQRIPEKLGGLEGYETMRSQLNETIFSSLKITEFETSWTNMIKHNGLGDNKWLQSLYEDRTLWAPVYLKDVFFAGLVPICANESFKAFFDGYLHKHTSFKEFVDKYDLALHRKYHKEAVADLESRNLSVELKTRCNFELQLSKVYTKEIFSKFQSEVEGMYSCFNTRQVNVNGPIVTYIVKERIEVEGNEKEARVKCF